One Mobula hypostoma chromosome 5, sMobHyp1.1, whole genome shotgun sequence DNA segment encodes these proteins:
- the LOC134347298 gene encoding major histocompatibility complex class I-related gene protein-like codes for MESWNGPGSLLFTILSLCSVAGSQTVSHSLTYFYLHSINIPELPYIFMVGMLDDLQICYYDSTIQRVEAKQQWIMDGFSANDWKNQKEIPDSIKKLLPPNLTPFASMLCIRYIQGLLGCTQSANTFKTFLKIGCRDLGELICDFITGKCITTGVLMLVNDYLQQVNIADIPEIYMLNSSCIQYLQKGLWLGREELQRQVAPEVQLLKKRPRATESESLAYIITPFYPRAINATWLKNGQVVSKGYEVTVLPNYNDTYWIELVIELQDNDTNIYTCHVKHSSLLGH; via the exons TCTCCCACAGCTTGACATATTTCTACCTCCATTCGATAAACATTCCTGAGCTGCCATACATCTTCATGGTTGGGATGTTGGATGACCTGCAGATATGCTACTATGACAGCACCATCCAGAGGGTAGAAGCCAAGCAACAGTGGATCATGGACGGCTTTTCAGCTAACGACTGGAAAAACCAGAAAGAGATCCCGGACTCAATTAAAAAGTTACTTCCTCCTAATCTGACTCCATTCGCCTCAATGCTTT GCATCAGATACATCCAGGGGCTTCTGGGCTGCACGCAGTCTGCAAATACATTCAAAACCTTCCTCAAGATTGGCTGCCGAGATTTGGGAGAGCTCATTTGTGACTTCATCACCGGGAAGTGTATTACCACTGGTGTCCTGATGTTGGTCAATGATTATCTTCAGCAAGTTAATATTGCTGATATTCCTGAAATTTATATGCTGAACAGTAGCTGCATTCAGTATTTGCAGAAAGGTCTTTGGCTTGGCAGAGAGGAGCTTCAAAGGCAAG TTGctccagaggttcagttgttgaaaAAGAGGCCAAGAGCTACTGAGAGTGAGAGTCTCGCATACATCATCACTCCCTTCTACCCCCGTGCTATCAACGCCACTTGGCTGAAGAATGGACAGGTTGTCTCCAAGGGCTACGAGGTGACCGTGCTACCAAACTACAATGATACATACTGGATAGAATTAGTCATTGAGCTGCAGGATAATGATACGAACATTTATACCTGTCATGTCAAGCACAGCAGCCTGCTGGGGCACTGA